One Mucilaginibacter ginkgonis genomic region harbors:
- a CDS encoding M1 family metallopeptidase, with translation MKKFYIFFLALTAAGSVLAQPNNNPKSNHGNKFEQLGTMLSTPNEYRSASGAPGPKYWQQKADYDITATLDDDKQRLDGSETIDYYNNSPDPLTYLWIQLDENQHKKDGESAKFDESRMKDKMTLRELQGIMGHNLDLGDHIVSVKDAQGNALDYTINETMMRIEMPHTLMPGERFKFKIVWWYNISDRLTIGGRGGYEYFPEDKNYLYTMAQWYPRMAVYSDFQGWQNKQFTGRGEFALTFGDFKVSLNVPADHFVGGTGQCSNYAQTLTGAQLKRWEQAQTAKEPVEIVTLAEVKKQMQGHATARKVWQFHAENVRDFAWVSSRRVVWDAMSTQIDGGKKVMAMSIYGPEAYPLYRRYSTKLVAHTLKVYSKHTFPYPYPCATSVEASNGMEYPMICFNNGRADKDGTYSEAVKYAMTGVIIHEVGHNFFPMIVNSDERQWTWMDEGLNTFCQFLAEQEWDNHYPSQRGPAYKIVDYMKLPPNELEPIMTNSENIVRFGPNAYSKPATALNILRETVMGRKLFDYSFKTYSHRWAFKHPTPEDFFRTMEDASAVDLDWFWRGWFYGIDPVDISLDSVKYYRMNTKNPEVENTYDRAQFDRNLDNISSKRNKDEGIKFAVEADTSLKDFYGKWDRFAATPLTKQSYQAMFDALTPAERAMYQSKNYFYQLSLSNKGGCVMPLIIEWTYADGTKEVERISAYIWRKNESNITKVFAKSKEVKNIKIDPYRETADIDENNNSWPREYAPSRFELFKSQEGIRGASSGTNPMKESMKKP, from the coding sequence ATGAAGAAATTTTACATTTTCTTTCTTGCTTTAACCGCTGCCGGCAGTGTTTTGGCACAGCCAAACAACAATCCAAAATCTAACCACGGCAATAAGTTCGAGCAGTTGGGCACTATGCTCAGCACGCCAAACGAGTATCGTTCGGCCTCCGGTGCGCCCGGTCCAAAATACTGGCAACAAAAGGCCGACTATGATATCACTGCAACGCTTGACGATGATAAGCAACGCTTAGACGGCTCTGAAACAATTGACTATTACAACAACTCGCCCGATCCGCTCACATACCTGTGGATACAACTAGATGAAAATCAGCATAAAAAAGATGGCGAGAGTGCTAAGTTTGATGAGAGCCGCATGAAAGACAAGATGACCTTGCGCGAGTTGCAGGGCATTATGGGCCACAACCTTGATCTGGGCGATCATATAGTAAGTGTAAAAGACGCACAGGGAAACGCGCTTGACTATACCATTAATGAAACCATGATGCGCATTGAGATGCCGCACACGTTAATGCCGGGCGAGCGTTTTAAATTCAAGATCGTTTGGTGGTATAATATTTCTGACCGTTTGACCATTGGCGGACGTGGTGGTTACGAGTATTTCCCTGAGGATAAGAATTACCTGTACACCATGGCCCAATGGTATCCGCGCATGGCCGTGTACAGCGATTTTCAGGGCTGGCAAAACAAGCAGTTTACCGGCCGCGGCGAGTTTGCTTTAACGTTTGGCGATTTTAAGGTAAGTCTTAACGTACCCGCAGACCATTTTGTAGGCGGAACAGGCCAATGCTCAAACTATGCGCAAACGCTCACAGGCGCGCAGCTTAAACGCTGGGAGCAAGCACAAACCGCTAAAGAGCCTGTGGAAATTGTAACCCTTGCAGAAGTAAAGAAGCAAATGCAAGGCCATGCCACAGCTCGGAAAGTGTGGCAGTTCCATGCAGAAAACGTACGCGATTTTGCTTGGGTATCGTCGCGCCGTGTGGTTTGGGATGCTATGAGCACCCAAATAGATGGCGGCAAAAAGGTTATGGCCATGTCTATCTATGGGCCGGAAGCATACCCGCTGTACCGTCGCTATTCAACCAAACTGGTCGCACATACATTAAAAGTATATTCTAAACATACCTTCCCTTATCCATATCCGTGTGCCACATCCGTTGAAGCATCAAATGGTATGGAGTACCCAATGATCTGCTTTAATAACGGCCGTGCCGATAAGGACGGCACGTATAGCGAAGCAGTTAAATACGCCATGACGGGTGTTATCATCCACGAGGTAGGTCATAATTTCTTCCCGATGATCGTTAACTCTGACGAGCGCCAATGGACCTGGATGGATGAAGGATTGAATACTTTCTGCCAGTTTTTGGCAGAGCAGGAATGGGATAACCACTACCCCTCTCAGCGCGGGCCAGCATATAAGATCGTTGATTACATGAAGCTGCCGCCGAACGAACTGGAGCCGATCATGACCAACTCTGAAAACATCGTTCGCTTTGGCCCGAATGCCTACTCAAAACCTGCAACTGCCTTGAATATTTTACGTGAGACGGTTATGGGCCGCAAACTGTTCGATTATTCGTTTAAGACCTATTCGCACCGGTGGGCATTTAAGCACCCAACACCTGAGGACTTTTTCCGTACCATGGAAGATGCATCTGCCGTTGACCTGGACTGGTTTTGGCGCGGATGGTTTTATGGTATCGATCCGGTCGATATTTCGCTGGACAGCGTGAAGTATTACCGCATGAATACCAAGAACCCGGAAGTTGAAAACACTTACGACCGCGCACAATTCGATCGCAACCTCGACAACATTAGCTCAAAACGTAATAAAGACGAGGGTATCAAATTCGCTGTAGAGGCAGACACATCTTTAAAAGATTTCTACGGTAAATGGGACCGTTTTGCAGCAACACCGCTAACCAAGCAAAGCTACCAGGCCATGTTTGACGCCTTAACCCCTGCAGAGCGCGCTATGTATCAATCGAAAAATTATTTCTACCAGTTAAGCCTGAGCAATAAGGGCGGCTGTGTTATGCCATTGATCATCGAGTGGACGTACGCGGATGGCACAAAAGAAGTTGAGCGTATCTCGGCCTACATATGGCGTAAGAATGAAAGCAATATAACCAAGGTGTTTGCAAAATCTAAAGAGGTAAAGAATATAAAGATTGACCCTTACCGCGAAACCGCGGATATCGATGAGAACAACAACTCATGGCCAAGGGAATACGCGCCATCAAGGTTCGAGCTTTTCAAAAGCCAGGAAGGCATAAGGGGCGCATCATCAGGCACCAACCCGATGAAAGAATCTATGAAGAAACCATAA
- a CDS encoding HupE/UreJ family protein, whose protein sequence is MQDFGLYFELGWQHICNLQGYDHIMFVAVLCGTYLLKDWRKVLILVTAFTIGHSITLALSVLSIIRINSSIIEFLIPVTIVITSLLNVFKKQKSNTTMKITYGLALFFGLIHGLGFSNYLKSLLGTSTNITAQLFAFNVGLEFGQVIIVLATLFISYLCINLVKMNRRDWIVFLSSAIFGIALTMCIDRFPLIKFR, encoded by the coding sequence GTGCAGGATTTTGGATTATATTTCGAGTTAGGCTGGCAGCACATTTGTAACCTGCAAGGCTATGATCACATTATGTTTGTGGCTGTTTTGTGCGGTACATATTTATTAAAGGATTGGCGCAAAGTACTTATACTTGTTACTGCATTTACCATTGGGCATTCCATAACCCTGGCGCTTAGCGTCCTCAGTATCATCCGCATCAACAGCTCAATAATCGAATTTTTAATTCCGGTAACCATAGTGATAACCAGCTTACTCAATGTTTTTAAAAAACAAAAGAGCAATACCACCATGAAGATCACTTATGGCCTGGCTTTATTTTTCGGGCTTATCCATGGGCTTGGTTTTTCTAACTACTTAAAAAGCTTACTGGGTACAAGTACCAACATTACTGCCCAGCTGTTTGCCTTTAATGTTGGTTTAGAATTTGGGCAGGTAATAATTGTGCTGGCTACACTATTCATCTCTTATTTGTGTATCAATCTTGTTAAAATGAACCGTCGCGATTGGATAGTTTTCCTTTCATCGGCTATATTTGGTATTGCACTAACGATGTGCATAGACCGTTTTCCGCTTATAAAATTCAGATGA
- a CDS encoding DoxX family membrane protein, with translation MKITVIILRTLLGLVFLVFGLQFFFHFLPMPQPVLPAKAAAFSGGLFGSGYFFQYMKVIEIICGIFLLINRCTAFFLLVLFPITVNIFLYHTILAPAGMPMGVVLLLIHLFLGFAYGKYYKPIFTTNPTV, from the coding sequence ATGAAGATCACTGTAATTATTTTGCGAACACTGTTGGGGCTGGTATTTCTTGTATTCGGCCTGCAATTCTTTTTTCACTTTTTACCAATGCCGCAGCCGGTGTTACCTGCCAAAGCCGCAGCATTTTCGGGCGGATTATTTGGCAGTGGGTACTTCTTTCAATACATGAAAGTAATTGAGATCATTTGCGGAATCTTTCTACTGATCAATCGTTGTACCGCGTTCTTTCTTCTGGTGCTTTTTCCAATAACGGTTAACATCTTTCTGTACCACACCATATTGGCACCTGCGGGTATGCCGATGGGCGTAGTTTTATTGCTGATCCATTTGTTTTTAGGATTTGCTTACGGCAAATATTACAAGCCGATATTTACAACGAATCCGACTGTATAG
- the ispG gene encoding (E)-4-hydroxy-3-methylbut-2-enyl-diphosphate synthase, with the protein MDATSVNILPGKYCNSLTDYSRFVTREVKIGDVAMGGNNPIRIQSMTTTDTMDTIGTVEQSIRMIDAGCEYVRITAPSIKEAQNLANIKAELRKRGYSTPLVADIHFTPNAAEIAARIVEKVRVNPGNYADKKKFDHIEYTDAEYRAELERINQKFTPLVNICKEYGTAMRIGTNHGSLSDRIMSRYGDTPQGMVESAMEFMRMCEALNYYNLVISMKSSNPQVMVQAYRLLVQTMVAEGMNYPLHLGVTEAGDGEDGRIKSAVGIGTLLEDGLGDTVRVSLTEEPEAEAPVAIALVNRYSLRAKKIQELRNKNQEVNSLPPGEGWGGASHSPYEYKKRETYEANAFIGDHMVPRVVLDLSKAHLKDPAVLKDAGYLYSPVLDKYNMADQSVDFVYMADELPSFNFPGNLKQLYNYATWKTLKNKTNCHPLYTLQEFVDADDRCSALNFVRITNADLDNDLFGRIPLAKNLIFVLETTELHGMADQRQFFFKLEEFGLDLPVIVKRSYAFETERPEDGKTESNEALSFREGLGEAVTELQLFAATDLGALLIDGFGDGIWIDAPQLPPSVITSTAFGVLQATRSRISKTEYISCPSCGRTLFDLQETTQLIRSRTSHLKGLKIGIMGCIVNGPGEMADADYGYVGAGPGKITLYRGKEVVKKNVNTAIAVDELIDIIREDGNWVEPAI; encoded by the coding sequence ATGGATGCAACATCAGTAAACATACTTCCCGGCAAGTACTGCAATTCTTTAACAGATTATTCGCGCTTTGTTACGCGGGAAGTTAAGATAGGCGATGTGGCAATGGGTGGCAATAACCCTATCCGTATCCAAAGTATGACCACTACCGATACCATGGATACCATTGGTACTGTAGAGCAATCCATCCGGATGATCGATGCCGGCTGTGAGTATGTACGTATTACCGCGCCGAGCATAAAAGAGGCGCAAAACCTGGCTAATATTAAGGCCGAACTGCGCAAACGCGGCTACTCCACTCCCCTTGTTGCCGACATTCACTTTACCCCTAACGCTGCAGAAATTGCCGCGCGCATTGTTGAAAAGGTGCGGGTAAACCCGGGCAACTACGCCGACAAGAAGAAATTCGATCACATTGAATATACTGATGCCGAATACCGTGCGGAATTAGAGCGCATAAACCAGAAGTTTACGCCGCTGGTTAACATCTGTAAGGAATACGGCACTGCGATGCGCATTGGCACTAACCATGGTTCGCTAAGCGACCGCATCATGAGTCGTTATGGCGATACCCCGCAAGGTATGGTTGAGTCGGCGATGGAATTTATGCGCATGTGTGAGGCGCTTAACTATTACAACCTGGTCATTTCCATGAAAAGCAGCAACCCGCAGGTGATGGTACAGGCATACCGCTTGCTGGTGCAAACCATGGTTGCCGAAGGTATGAATTATCCGCTGCACCTGGGCGTAACAGAAGCCGGCGATGGTGAGGATGGCCGCATTAAATCTGCAGTTGGTATAGGTACTTTGCTTGAAGATGGTTTGGGCGATACCGTTCGCGTTTCTCTTACAGAAGAACCCGAGGCAGAGGCGCCTGTTGCCATTGCGCTTGTAAATCGTTATTCATTGCGCGCTAAGAAGATTCAAGAATTAAGAAACAAGAATCAAGAGGTCAACTCCCTCCCTCCTGGGGAGGGATGGGGTGGGGCTAGTCACTCTCCTTACGAGTATAAAAAACGCGAAACGTACGAAGCCAACGCTTTCATAGGTGATCACATGGTTCCTCGCGTGGTGCTCGACTTATCTAAAGCACATCTTAAAGACCCGGCAGTTTTAAAAGATGCCGGTTATCTATACTCTCCTGTTCTTGACAAGTATAACATGGCCGACCAGTCGGTAGATTTTGTTTACATGGCCGACGAGTTACCCTCGTTTAACTTCCCGGGCAATTTAAAGCAGCTCTATAATTACGCAACCTGGAAAACACTTAAGAACAAAACCAATTGTCACCCGCTGTATACACTACAGGAGTTTGTTGACGCGGATGACAGATGTTCGGCGTTAAACTTTGTCCGGATAACCAATGCTGATCTGGATAATGACCTATTTGGCCGCATACCACTCGCTAAAAATCTGATCTTCGTTTTAGAGACCACCGAACTTCATGGCATGGCAGACCAGCGTCAATTCTTTTTCAAGCTGGAAGAGTTTGGTTTAGATTTACCGGTGATCGTAAAACGGAGCTATGCTTTTGAGACGGAAAGACCGGAAGACGGAAAGACGGAAAGCAATGAAGCCCTCTCCTTCAGAGAGGGTTTGGGTGAGGCGGTTACAGAACTTCAACTCTTCGCCGCTACAGACCTCGGAGCTTTATTGATAGATGGTTTTGGGGACGGTATTTGGATAGACGCACCGCAGTTGCCTCCATCGGTTATCACATCAACTGCTTTTGGGGTATTACAGGCTACCCGATCAAGAATTTCTAAAACAGAATACATCAGCTGCCCAAGCTGCGGCCGCACATTGTTCGATCTGCAAGAAACTACTCAACTGATCCGCAGCCGTACCAGTCATTTAAAAGGACTGAAGATCGGCATTATGGGCTGCATCGTAAACGGACCAGGCGAAATGGCTGATGCTGATTATGGCTACGTAGGCGCCGGCCCGGGTAAGATCACCCTTTACCGTGGCAAAGAAGTGGTAAAGAAAAACGTGAATACAGCAATCGCTGTCGATGAACTGATAGACATCATTCGTGAGGATGGCAATTGGGTTGAACCGGCAATTTAA
- a CDS encoding Gfo/Idh/MocA family protein, whose product MEGLATLPEAKYVGAWSRRESSVNDFTGRYGGKGYPSLEALLGDTAIDAVYIATLPDSHMYYSIAALQAGKHVLCEKPAAVNVKQLDAILNVAKQTGKLWMEGMKTPFFPLYEKLKTHLENDPIGDVGFVRAGSSVAGLEPNHPNFSYQGVGGSIMGVLPYEAFLAFDWLGEMTQINTMGQFSGKEIDMFAVVQSRHLDGYAQLYCGFDLHGKGDALISGTKGHITIHKNWWNPVKATIDYLDGRIVELEEPFRSGGLQYETGHFCKAVADGRTESPVITHQLSRQMLGMLDAARQQIGLKFEGE is encoded by the coding sequence ATGGAGGGGCTAGCAACCTTGCCGGAAGCTAAATATGTTGGTGCATGGTCTCGGAGGGAAAGTTCTGTAAATGACTTCACAGGAAGGTACGGCGGCAAAGGGTATCCCTCACTCGAGGCACTTTTAGGCGATACTGCGATCGACGCTGTGTACATCGCTACCCTCCCTGATAGCCATATGTATTACAGCATCGCTGCATTACAAGCGGGCAAGCATGTGCTTTGTGAAAAACCGGCAGCGGTAAACGTTAAGCAGCTCGACGCAATTTTAAACGTTGCAAAACAAACCGGCAAGCTATGGATGGAAGGCATGAAAACACCTTTTTTTCCGCTTTATGAAAAACTTAAGACGCATCTGGAAAACGATCCAATAGGTGATGTCGGCTTTGTGCGGGCCGGGTCATCCGTTGCAGGCCTGGAGCCAAACCACCCGAATTTTAGTTACCAGGGAGTAGGCGGGAGCATCATGGGCGTTCTCCCCTACGAGGCGTTTTTAGCTTTCGATTGGTTGGGAGAGATGACGCAGATCAACACCATGGGTCAGTTTAGTGGCAAAGAGATCGATATGTTTGCCGTAGTGCAGTCAAGGCACCTTGATGGCTATGCGCAGCTTTATTGCGGCTTCGATCTTCATGGCAAAGGCGACGCGTTAATCAGCGGCACTAAAGGCCACATCACAATCCATAAAAACTGGTGGAACCCGGTAAAGGCTACGATAGATTATCTCGACGGCCGCATTGTGGAATTGGAAGAGCCATTTAGATCGGGCGGGTTGCAATACGAAACCGGACACTTTTGTAAGGCAGTAGCCGACGGACGGACAGAAAGCCCTGTCATCACCCATCAACTTTCGAGGCAAATGCTTGGTATGCTCGATGCTGCCCGTCAGCAGATTGGGTTGAAATTTGAGGGGGAATAA
- a CDS encoding DUF6702 family protein, which yields MIISFINTFWLLLLHPFYVSVTEINFNPKTQAVEVSCRMFYDDLERELNRINHTHIDIVKPVDKAAVNRLITDYVKKHLEIRADGKPLPLNFVGYEIQEDGAWSYFEVKGVDKAKTVTVHDDLLFTAHPEQINMIHATVNGQRKSTKLDNPDADASFSF from the coding sequence ATGATAATCTCCTTTATAAATACTTTTTGGCTTTTGCTCTTGCACCCATTTTATGTAAGCGTTACCGAAATTAATTTCAACCCCAAAACCCAAGCTGTTGAAGTAAGCTGCCGCATGTTTTATGACGATCTGGAGCGCGAATTAAACCGGATAAATCATACGCATATAGACATTGTTAAACCTGTTGACAAAGCCGCGGTAAACCGTTTGATTACCGATTATGTAAAAAAGCACCTGGAAATTAGAGCTGATGGTAAGCCTTTACCTTTAAATTTCGTGGGTTATGAAATACAGGAAGACGGCGCATGGAGCTACTTTGAGGTGAAGGGCGTAGATAAAGCGAAAACGGTGACAGTACATGACGACTTACTGTTTACTGCCCATCCCGAGCAGATCAACATGATCCATGCAACGGTTAACGGCCAGCGGAAAAGCACAAAGCTAGATAACCCTGACGCGGATGCAAGTTTTAGTTTTTAA